One window of the Babesia bovis T2Bo chromosome 2, whole genome shotgun sequence genome contains the following:
- a CDS encoding Cyclin N-terminal domain family protein, whose amino-acid sequence MRRHASQIDDYTLAEFQELLTDLRFTSLKTANLSTNVAVAFLTGIPKVKPKESALDATTSPNDSETYPYRPYNYRDPQDQDHIIELEEDRIDQQLADDEGEAARKAQGERDLRNIAMEKESLPLRIRVSFWFSRLSHSFRRYCDRHSDMLKNKSDHSIGIEERESQPRKKFYISYAELIIPSQDTYDPNFLDVPILYALLKSRTSGSMVLPIPEHLESYANAVPEISSFVELNARFRASNEWLHPTLSLTKLSRIKLMLYIAPHYVMHLDPSTVSSAWILFERLVIKGVVTKQNRKLYAATCLILAYKFNQDGDHVVINEIMAYLCRYRTITARAIFAVEMKVFRYLEFSLKQSYMAMRRHVQDYLEFNRITFMDLYEAPESTYLELDNPRHKTF is encoded by the exons ATGCGCCGACATGCCAGCCAGATAGACGACTACACATTGGCTGAGTTCCAGGAGCTGCTGACCGATTTGCGCTTCACATCACTGAAGACCGCCAACCTGTCAACCAATGTTGCAGTAGCGTTCCTGACGGGCATCCCGAAGGTCAAACCCAAGGAGTCTGCATTGGATGCCACAACGTCGCCTAACGACTCTGAGACGTATCCATACCGCCCGTACAACTATCGTGACCCGCAGGACCAGGACCATATAATAGAGCTAGAAGAAGATCGCATAGACCAGCAGCTGGCAGACGATGAAGGCGAAGCCGCAAGAAAGGCACAGGGTGAACGCGACCTGCGTAATATCGCCATGGAGAAAGAGTCCCTGCCACTGCGCATACGGGTGTCATTCTGGTTTTCAAGGCTATCACACAGCTTCAGGCGCTACTGCGATAGGCATTCAGATATGTTAAAGAATAAGTCAGACCACTCCATCGGTATAGAGGAACGCGAGTCACAACCCAGGAAGAAGTTCTACATCAGCTACGCTGAGTTGATCATCCCCAGCCAGGATACCTACGACCCGAACTTCCTGGACGTACCTATACTGTATGCCTTACTCAAGTCCAGGACGTCAGGGTCCATGGTGCTGCCCATACCGGAGCATCTGGAGAGTTATGCAAACGCGGTACCGGAAATATCTAGCTTCGTTGAGCTCAATGCGCGCTTCAGGGCCTCTAACGAATGGCTGCACCCAACGCTGTCACTGACAAAGTTGAGTCGTATAAAGCTAATGTTGTACATAGCGCCTCACTACGTCATGCACCTGGACCCCTCGACGGTGTCCTCAGCGTGGATCCTATTCGAGAG ATTGGTGATCAAGGGGGTTGTAACTAAGCAGAATCGGAAGTTATACGCCGCAACGTGCCTTATACTCGCATATAAATTCAACCAAGATGGTGATCATGTTGTAATCAACGAGATAATGGCGTATTTGTGCAGATATCGCACTATAACAGCCCGTGCGATTTTCGCAGTGGAGATGAAGGTGTTCCGATACCTGGAGTTCTCCCTCAAGCAGAGCTACATGGCCATGCGCCGACATGTACAGGACTACCTCGAGTTCAACCGGATAACGTTCATGGACCTCTATGAAGCACCAGAGTCCACTTATCTAGAACTTGATAACCCAAGGCATAAAACATTTTAA
- a CDS encoding 3-demethylubiquinone-9 3-O-methyltransferase — MRQIGTLSLTRFYNIAFRQPRHFSSNAKFGPLGNDWWDIDGPVSVLHDYNYVRVPFIARSYANLNGQEDNHTNVPQLGTFIWDCIFKEAEKRSKVHLSSILNGVRILDVGCGGGILSEILAKCGAHVTGIDPSKELIEVAKQHRDTDLVYDCAKLGLSDECSRNLEYIQGTVESYAQSHHKELFDIVVASEVIEHVPNIQKQAFIDSIARLTKPGVVVESTFCCSTGSDIVNIQYTSNVLWYSALQIKLPLYTGLVANVALCAPDSSAIKRIRHDLR, encoded by the coding sequence ATGCGGCAAATAGGGACCCTGTCTTTGACACGGTTCTATAACATAGCATTTAGGCAGCCACGGCATTTCTCAAGTAACGCCAAATTCGGCCCATTAGGGAATGATTGGTGGGATATAGACGGCCCAGTTAGTGTTCTGCACGATTATAACTACGTACGTGTGCCATTCATAGCACGGTCATATGCTAACCTGAACGGTCAAGAAGATAACCATACAAATGTACCGCAACTAGGAACTTTCATATGGgattgtatatttaaagaAGCTGAAAAGCGTTCAAAAGTACATCTATCAAGTATACTTAACGGTGTACGTATACTAGACGTAGGTTGCGGTGGAGGTATACTTAGCGAGATACTGGCAAAGTGCGGAGCTCACGTAACGGGCATAGATCCGTCCAAAGAGCTTATAGAAGTTGCCAAACAGCATAGGGATACGGATCTAGTATACGACTGCGCAAAGCTAGGGTTATCTGACGAGTGCTCAAGGAACTTGGAGTATATACAAGGTactgtggaatcctatGCACAGAGTCACCACAAGGAACTATTTGATATTGTAGTGGCTTCCGAAGTTATAGAGCATGTGccaaatatacaaaaacaagCATTCATCGACTCCATTGCAAGGTTAACGAAACCCGGTGTTGTAGTTGAGTCAACATTCTGCTGCTCCACGGGCTCAGACATTGTGAACATCCAATACACAAGTAATGTCTTGTGGTATAGTGCCTTACAAATTAAACTTCCGCTCTATACGGGTCTCGTAGCAAATGTTGCTTTGTGTGCGCCAGACAGTTCAGCTATCAAGCGCATTAGACACGACCTTCGTTAA
- a CDS encoding Glutaredoxin family protein has translation MPGPGDSAISTLISSNGGKLVLYVEDKEYPGHAQLDTVINSLKEDFPSIRFETVDLASAREALAVDGSPTFVFFQGQKEINRLEGCSTSMLVTTIRGWDKSDSGESTQERIKRLISTHRILLFMKGEKSDPFCRYSKAVVNMLNESGVEYDTYNIFEDPELREELKVYSNWPTYPQLYVNGSLIGGHDIIKELYEQNSLRFD, from the exons ATGCCGGGTCCTGGTGATTCAGCGATAAGTACCTTGATATCGAGCAATGGTGGTAAATTGGTCCTCTACGTGGAAGACAAGGAGTATCCTGGCCATGCTCAGCTTGATACTGTGATTAACTCTTTGAAGGAG GATTTCCCTAGCATTAGGTTTGAGACTGTGGACCTAGCTTCTGCTAGGGAAGCCCTTGCTGTGGACGGCTCGCCTACTTTTGTGTTCTTCCAG ggCCAGAAGGAAATCAACCGCCTTGAGGGATGCTCGACATCCATGCTGGTCACTACTATACGTGGCTGGGACAAGTCAGACTCCGGTGAGAGCACTCAGGAGCGTATCAAGCGGCTTATATCCACGCACCgcattttgttatttatgAAGGGTGAGAAGAGCGATCCGTTTTGCCGTTACAGCAAGGCTGTCGTTAACATGTTGAATGAGTCTGGTGTTGAGTACGACACTTACAACATCTTTGAGGACCCCGAGCTCCGTGAGGAACTCAAGGTTTATTCCAATTGGCCTACATATCCGCAACTCTATGTGAAT GGTTCGTTAATTGGTGGTCACGACATCATCAAGGAGCTTTATGAGCAGAACTCGCTTCGCTTTGATTAG